In one window of Kitasatospora sp. MMS16-BH015 DNA:
- a CDS encoding alpha/beta hydrolase, producing the protein MKTNMVRRAAAAAVLALILPLPLVVAGAAQAAEAAQPKSSATAAPSTQLPKPTGPYAVGRQILHLTDTARTDPWVPAAGARQLMVSMYYPARPGTGGPAPYMTDAAEKAMITFKAPGYPVDPLPQVGTWSHTDARPVGGKYPLVLLSPGFTMPRTEISGLAEDLASRGYVVALVDHTYENSGTTFPDGQTLTCAICDAPPPGGPAVIEQSRAKDMSFVLDELTGPGKRAWGYAHLIDAKRIGMAGHSIGGAATVSTMAADQRVRAGVNLDGTMFDPVPAAGLGGRPFLLMGHPSDLGEDPSWTDGWAHLDGWKRWITFAGSNHSSFTDVPRLAEVLGVPNPPGTTLSTARGEQLTRTYVGAFFDEQLKGEAEPVLDGPSAADPEVSFHS; encoded by the coding sequence ATGAAGACGAACATGGTGCGACGCGCCGCAGCCGCCGCTGTCCTGGCCCTGATCCTCCCGCTGCCCCTGGTCGTGGCCGGCGCCGCCCAGGCGGCCGAGGCCGCGCAGCCGAAGAGCTCCGCCACCGCCGCCCCCTCCACCCAGCTGCCGAAGCCGACCGGGCCGTACGCCGTCGGCCGCCAGATCCTGCACCTGACCGACACCGCCCGGACGGACCCGTGGGTGCCCGCCGCCGGGGCACGGCAGCTGATGGTGTCGATGTACTACCCGGCCCGGCCGGGCACCGGCGGGCCGGCGCCGTACATGACCGATGCCGCCGAGAAGGCGATGATCACCTTCAAGGCGCCGGGGTACCCGGTGGACCCGCTGCCGCAGGTGGGCACCTGGTCGCACACCGACGCCCGCCCGGTGGGCGGGAAGTACCCGCTGGTGCTGCTCTCGCCCGGCTTCACCATGCCGCGCACCGAGATCAGCGGCCTGGCCGAGGACCTGGCCAGCCGGGGGTACGTGGTGGCGCTGGTCGACCACACCTACGAGAACTCGGGCACCACCTTCCCGGACGGGCAGACCCTGACCTGTGCGATCTGCGACGCCCCGCCGCCCGGCGGCCCGGCCGTGATCGAGCAGAGCCGGGCCAAGGACATGTCCTTCGTGCTGGACGAGCTGACCGGCCCGGGCAAGCGGGCCTGGGGCTACGCCCACCTGATCGACGCCAAGCGGATCGGCATGGCCGGCCACTCGATCGGCGGCGCTGCCACCGTGAGCACGATGGCGGCCGACCAGCGGGTGCGGGCCGGGGTCAACCTGGACGGCACGATGTTCGACCCGGTGCCCGCCGCCGGGTTGGGCGGGCGGCCGTTCCTGCTGATGGGCCACCCCAGCGACCTCGGTGAGGACCCGAGCTGGACGGACGGCTGGGCGCACCTGGACGGCTGGAAGCGGTGGATCACCTTCGCCGGCTCCAACCACAGCTCCTTCACCGACGTGCCGCGCCTGGCCGAGGTGCTCGGGGTGCCCAACCCGCCCGGCACCACGCTCTCCACGGCCCGTGGCGAGCAGCTGACCCGCACCTACGTCGGCGCCTTCTTCGACGAGCAGCTGAAGGGCGAGGCGGAGCCCGTCCTGGACGGCCCGTCGGCGGCCGACCCCGAGGTCAGCTTC
- a CDS encoding DinB family protein → MDDHQPVPDQAVPDQRTEPPRLAGDRESLAAFLQYQRDTLAWKCAGLTEAQLKQRAVAPSGLSLLGLVRHLAEVERSAFRNVIAGASAPAHWPGPEPGSFAEFDVDGADPAEAFRIWHQECDRSRAIVAAADSLDTPVHWRDQVFTLRYLLTHMIEEYARHNGHADLLRECIDGTTGE, encoded by the coding sequence ATGGACGATCATCAGCCCGTACCGGATCAGGCCGTACCGGACCAGCGCACCGAACCACCCCGCCTGGCCGGCGACCGCGAGTCCCTCGCCGCCTTCCTCCAGTACCAGCGAGACACCCTCGCCTGGAAGTGCGCCGGCCTGACGGAGGCCCAGCTCAAGCAACGGGCCGTCGCCCCTTCCGGCCTCTCCTTGCTCGGCCTGGTCCGCCACCTCGCCGAGGTCGAGCGCAGCGCCTTCCGCAACGTGATCGCCGGCGCCTCGGCCCCGGCCCACTGGCCCGGCCCCGAGCCCGGTTCCTTCGCCGAATTCGACGTGGACGGGGCCGACCCGGCCGAGGCCTTCCGCATCTGGCACCAGGAGTGCGACCGCTCCCGCGCCATCGTCGCCGCCGCCGACTCCCTCGACACCCCCGTCCACTGGCGCGACCAGGTCTTCACCCTCCGCTACCTCCTCACCCACATGATCGAGGAGTACGCCCGCCACAACGGCCACGCCGACCTGCTCCGCGAGTGCATCGACGGCACGACGGGGGAGTGA
- a CDS encoding gamma-glutamylcyclotransferase produces the protein MTRIFFNGQAMVGGPFHASVADALIGPVTTAPGYRFFSIRDVCPGLLPDPSVSTAIEGELYDITLDHLRDVILPGEPAELELGVIKLADGTACLSMLLARGELDRGVHQEITTYGGWRPYLATLGRTA, from the coding sequence ATGACCCGTATCTTCTTCAACGGCCAGGCCATGGTCGGCGGCCCGTTCCACGCCTCCGTCGCCGACGCCCTGATCGGCCCGGTCACCACCGCCCCCGGCTACCGCTTCTTCTCCATCCGCGACGTCTGCCCGGGCCTCCTCCCGGACCCGTCCGTCAGCACCGCCATCGAGGGCGAGCTCTACGACATCACCCTCGACCACCTGCGCGACGTGATCCTCCCCGGCGAGCCCGCCGAGCTCGAACTCGGCGTCATCAAGCTCGCCGACGGCACCGCCTGCCTCTCCATGCTGCTCGCCCGCGGCGAACTCGACCGCGGCGTCCACCAGGAGATCACCACTTACGGCGGCTGGCGCCCCTACCTCGCCACCCTCGGCCGCACGGCCTGA
- a CDS encoding acyltransferase — MSNVVPAGGPWGPSAGVLSAGRSVRAALSSRLTPRRGRPGPVPAGGRLPSLSGARVPAAILVFGFHMQIAGLYAKGSAADATSAELFEHGTMRVSFFFLLSGFVLAWAARPGEAKRRTWRKRAARVFPIHAVTALVALAGAAGASAAAGAHSLGVVLPGLFLVQSWVPDQRVYFGLNTVSWSLSCEAFFYLVFPFAMRALTRLDPRRLWPAAAALVAVVWSLPVLTSGWSQPLAYWFIYVFPPVRALEFVLGMVMAQIVRQGRWVRLPVWVPTVTVLAVYLGVGYLPVRIGYVAAALVPLALLVPALAQADLDGRRWIWAHPRMVWLGELTFAFYLVHQLVIRFTLKLLHVPPTGTVGWDTAHSATVELAALLCAFTAALLLNRGVELPLNDRLRGRAAPA; from the coding sequence ATGAGCAATGTCGTACCAGCCGGTGGGCCGTGGGGCCCCTCGGCGGGAGTGCTGTCAGCAGGCAGGTCCGTCCGGGCGGCGCTGTCGTCGAGGCTCACGCCGCGGCGGGGGCGGCCCGGGCCGGTGCCCGCGGGTGGGCGGCTGCCCTCGCTGTCGGGGGCCAGGGTGCCGGCCGCGATCCTGGTCTTCGGGTTCCACATGCAGATCGCCGGGCTCTACGCCAAGGGCTCGGCGGCGGACGCCACTTCGGCCGAGCTCTTCGAGCACGGCACGATGCGGGTCTCGTTCTTCTTCCTGCTGAGCGGCTTCGTGCTGGCCTGGGCGGCCCGGCCGGGCGAGGCCAAGCGGCGGACCTGGCGCAAGCGGGCGGCCCGGGTGTTCCCGATCCATGCCGTCACCGCGCTGGTCGCGCTGGCCGGTGCGGCGGGCGCCTCGGCGGCAGCGGGGGCCCATTCGCTGGGAGTGGTGCTGCCGGGGCTGTTCCTGGTGCAGTCCTGGGTGCCGGACCAGCGGGTCTACTTCGGGCTGAACACCGTCTCCTGGTCGCTCTCCTGCGAGGCGTTCTTCTACCTGGTCTTCCCGTTCGCGATGCGGGCCCTGACCCGGCTGGACCCGCGCCGGCTCTGGCCGGCGGCGGCCGCGCTGGTGGCCGTGGTCTGGTCGCTACCGGTGCTCACCAGCGGCTGGTCGCAGCCGCTGGCCTACTGGTTCATCTACGTCTTCCCGCCGGTCCGGGCGCTGGAGTTCGTGCTCGGGATGGTGATGGCGCAGATCGTGCGGCAGGGCCGCTGGGTGCGGCTGCCGGTCTGGGTGCCGACCGTCACGGTGCTCGCCGTCTACCTCGGGGTCGGCTACCTGCCCGTCCGGATCGGGTACGTGGCTGCCGCGCTCGTCCCGCTGGCGCTGCTGGTGCCGGCCCTGGCCCAGGCCGACCTGGACGGTCGGCGCTGGATCTGGGCCCACCCGAGGATGGTCTGGCTGGGCGAGCTGACCTTCGCCTTCTACCTGGTGCACCAGCTGGTCATCCGGTTCACCCTCAAGCTGCTGCACGTGCCGCCCACCGGCACCGTCGGCTGGGACACCGCGCACTCGGCGACCGTGGAGCTGGCGGCGCTGCTCTGCGCCTTCACGGCCGCCCTGCTGCTGAACCGGGGCGTGGAGCTCCCGCTCAACGACCGGCTGCGCGGCAGGGCGGCCCCTGCGTAG
- a CDS encoding IclR family transcriptional regulator: MSSTSGTPGTDRATGGVQSVERAFLLLEALADSAGVATLSELSTVSGLPMPTIHRLIRTLVQQGYVRQDTARRYTLGPRLIRLGETSGRLLGSWARPYLAELMEATGETANLAVLEGGEVVYVGQVQSRRSMRMFTEVGRRVQPHCTGVGKALLAQLPEEEARAVLGTQPLQSHTPYTVTDPDALFAQLAVARERGYVVDDQEQEIGVRCIAVAVPGAPTPTALSVSGPEARIQALEEQSGSAGLVAVMRHIATRLGQVLAP; encoded by the coding sequence GTGTCCAGCACCTCCGGAACCCCAGGCACCGACCGCGCCACCGGCGGCGTCCAGTCCGTCGAGCGCGCCTTCCTGCTGCTCGAGGCGCTGGCCGACTCGGCCGGGGTCGCCACCCTGAGCGAGCTCTCCACCGTCTCGGGCCTGCCGATGCCGACCATCCACCGTCTGATCCGTACCCTCGTGCAGCAGGGGTATGTCCGCCAGGACACCGCCCGGCGGTACACCCTGGGCCCCCGGCTGATCCGGCTGGGCGAGACCTCGGGCCGGCTGCTGGGCAGTTGGGCCCGGCCGTACCTGGCCGAGCTGATGGAGGCCACCGGGGAGACGGCCAACCTCGCGGTGCTGGAGGGCGGCGAGGTGGTCTACGTCGGGCAGGTGCAGTCGCGCCGCTCGATGCGGATGTTCACCGAGGTCGGCCGCCGGGTGCAGCCGCACTGCACCGGGGTCGGCAAGGCGCTGCTGGCCCAGCTGCCGGAGGAGGAGGCCCGCGCGGTGCTCGGCACCCAGCCGCTCCAGTCGCACACCCCCTACACCGTCACCGACCCGGACGCGCTCTTCGCCCAGCTGGCCGTGGCCCGCGAGCGCGGGTACGTGGTGGACGACCAGGAGCAGGAGATCGGGGTGCGCTGCATCGCCGTCGCGGTGCCGGGCGCGCCGACCCCGACCGCCCTCTCGGTCTCCGGCCCGGAGGCCCGGATCCAGGCCCTGGAGGAGCAGTCCGGCAGCGCCGGGCTGGTCGCCGTGATGCGGCACATCGCGACCAGACTCGGTCAGGTCCTGGCCCCCTGA
- a CDS encoding PhzF family phenazine biosynthesis protein has protein sequence MPASASGPSVTLVHACLREGRGGSPTAVLPEDPSLTDEQRRRVPALAGTSHAVFVEPATARLRFFTTAGELPACGHGTVAALAWLATRPGHRSLPGSRVRRQGDHHTVEFTPGPVTLRPPTPAELTPVLAALGLAPADLAPGARLATLGRPRLLLPLHSRARLAALSPDFAALGAATHRLGLLGCYLHTAPDPRHHLAARMFAPAIGVPEDIANANSTACLAAHLGLPTLTVQMGDSLSAPATLTATPTTITATARVADTPKGPHRVDTRCGPFAARRVPSAVRTTAGECSPPAGPSGPA, from the coding sequence ATGCCCGCCTCCGCCTCCGGCCCGTCCGTGACCCTGGTGCACGCCTGTCTGCGCGAGGGTCGCGGCGGCAGCCCGACGGCCGTGCTGCCCGAGGATCCGTCCCTCACCGACGAGCAGCGGCGCCGCGTCCCCGCCCTCGCCGGCACCTCGCACGCCGTCTTCGTCGAACCGGCCACCGCCCGGCTGCGGTTCTTCACCACCGCCGGCGAACTCCCCGCCTGCGGCCACGGCACCGTCGCCGCCCTCGCCTGGCTCGCCACCCGGCCGGGGCACCGGTCGCTGCCCGGCAGCCGCGTCCGCCGCCAAGGCGACCACCACACCGTGGAGTTCACCCCCGGCCCGGTCACCCTCCGCCCGCCGACCCCGGCCGAGCTCACCCCGGTCCTCGCCGCCCTCGGCCTCGCCCCCGCCGACCTCGCCCCGGGCGCCCGCCTCGCCACCCTCGGCCGCCCCCGCCTGCTGCTCCCCCTCCACTCCCGCGCCCGACTGGCCGCCCTCTCCCCCGACTTCGCGGCGCTGGGCGCCGCCACCCACCGCCTGGGCCTGCTCGGGTGCTACCTCCACACCGCCCCCGACCCCCGCCACCACCTCGCCGCCCGCATGTTCGCCCCCGCCATCGGCGTCCCGGAGGACATCGCCAACGCCAACAGCACCGCCTGCCTGGCCGCCCACCTCGGCCTCCCCACCCTCACCGTCCAGATGGGCGACTCCCTCTCCGCCCCCGCCACCCTCACGGCCACCCCCACCACCATCACCGCCACCGCCCGGGTGGCGGACACGCCGAAGGGCCCGCACCGCGTGGATACGCGGTGCGGGCCCTTCGCTGCCAGGCGGGTGCCTTCAGCAGTAAGAACTACAGCGGGCGAATGTTCTCCGCCTGCGGGCCCTTCTGGCCCTGCGTGA
- the aceB gene encoding malate synthase A translates to MATDQGPDAASAAAPVVTVAGPRVPRAEEVLTPEAVAFVVGLHRAFEGRRQELLARRKTRRAEIAAAGTLDFLPETAAVRAGDWKVAEAPRALQDRRVEITGPTDRKMVINALNSGAKVWLADFEDATAPTWENVVSGQVNLIDAYEGRIDFTTSAGKSYVLKPAAELATVVVRPRGWHLDENHLLVDGVPVAGAFFDFGLYFFHNAARLLARGADDPNSGPYFYLPKTESHLEARLWNEVFTHAQAALGIPHGTIRATVLIETITAAFEMDEILYELRDHAAGLNAGRWDYLFSIVKNFRDAGEAFILPDRNSVTMAAPFMAAYTRLLVQTCHRRGAHAIGGMAAFIPSRRDAEINAVAFEKVRTDKDREAGNGFDGSWVAHPDLVPVARACFDAVLGERPNQKDNPGPTTPVTPAELLDIAGAGGSCTQAGLHNAVQVGVRYIEAWLRGLGAVGIFNMMEDAATAEISRSQIWQWIHNGVVLADTGEKATAELVRRLVAEELAALRAELGAEAYAGGRWAEAAKLFEQVSLAEDFADFLTLPALALLG, encoded by the coding sequence ATGGCTACAGATCAGGGACCTGACGCCGCTTCCGCCGCTGCGCCGGTCGTCACTGTCGCCGGTCCGCGCGTCCCCCGCGCCGAGGAGGTGCTCACCCCGGAGGCGGTCGCCTTCGTCGTGGGTCTGCACCGCGCCTTCGAAGGCCGCCGGCAGGAGCTCCTGGCCCGACGAAAGACCCGGCGCGCCGAGATCGCGGCCGCCGGCACCCTCGACTTCCTGCCCGAGACCGCCGCCGTGCGGGCCGGCGACTGGAAGGTGGCCGAGGCGCCGCGCGCTCTGCAGGACCGCCGGGTGGAGATCACCGGCCCCACCGACCGCAAGATGGTCATCAACGCGCTCAACTCCGGCGCCAAGGTCTGGCTCGCCGACTTCGAGGACGCCACCGCCCCCACCTGGGAGAACGTGGTCAGTGGCCAGGTCAACCTGATCGACGCCTACGAGGGCCGGATCGACTTCACCACCTCGGCCGGCAAGTCGTACGTGTTGAAGCCGGCCGCCGAGCTGGCCACCGTGGTGGTCCGCCCCCGCGGCTGGCACCTGGACGAGAACCACCTGCTGGTCGACGGCGTCCCGGTGGCCGGCGCCTTCTTCGACTTCGGCCTCTACTTCTTCCACAACGCCGCCCGGCTGCTCGCCCGCGGCGCCGATGACCCGAACTCGGGCCCGTACTTCTACCTCCCGAAGACCGAGAGCCACCTCGAGGCGCGCCTCTGGAACGAGGTCTTCACCCACGCCCAGGCCGCCCTCGGCATCCCGCACGGCACCATCCGGGCCACCGTGCTGATCGAGACCATCACCGCCGCCTTCGAGATGGACGAGATCCTCTACGAGCTGCGCGACCACGCCGCCGGCCTCAACGCCGGCCGCTGGGACTACCTCTTCTCGATCGTCAAGAACTTCCGCGACGCCGGTGAGGCCTTCATCCTCCCGGACCGCAACAGCGTCACCATGGCCGCGCCGTTCATGGCCGCCTACACCCGCCTGCTCGTGCAGACCTGCCACAGGCGCGGCGCCCACGCGATCGGCGGCATGGCCGCCTTCATCCCGTCCCGGCGCGACGCGGAGATCAACGCCGTCGCCTTCGAGAAGGTGCGCACCGACAAGGACCGCGAGGCCGGCAACGGCTTCGACGGCTCCTGGGTCGCCCACCCTGACCTCGTCCCGGTCGCCCGCGCCTGCTTCGACGCCGTGCTGGGAGAGCGCCCGAACCAGAAGGACAACCCGGGCCCGACCACACCCGTCACCCCGGCCGAGCTGCTCGACATCGCGGGCGCGGGCGGCAGCTGCACCCAGGCCGGCCTGCACAACGCCGTCCAGGTGGGCGTCCGCTACATCGAGGCCTGGCTGCGCGGCCTGGGCGCCGTCGGCATCTTCAACATGATGGAGGACGCCGCCACCGCCGAGATCTCGCGCTCGCAGATCTGGCAGTGGATCCACAACGGCGTGGTGCTCGCCGACACCGGCGAGAAGGCCACCGCCGAGCTGGTCCGTCGGCTGGTGGCCGAGGAACTCGCCGCTCTGCGGGCCGAGTTGGGTGCCGAAGCATACGCCGGTGGGCGCTGGGCCGAGGCCGCCAAGCTGTTCGAGCAGGTCTCGCTCGCGGAGGACTTCGCGGACTTCCTGACGCTGCCCGCGCTCGCCCTCCTGGGCTGA
- a CDS encoding putative quinol monooxygenase produces the protein MTMVVAVLQARAGQEEALEEALSEVAERTREEPGVLTYTVGRQAGGRFLVTERYLDREACETHFASFYVTDLLARFTELLAAEPQVDLSEVVTGFVS, from the coding sequence ATGACGATGGTGGTGGCGGTCCTACAGGCCAGGGCCGGACAGGAGGAGGCCCTCGAGGAGGCCCTCTCCGAGGTAGCCGAACGCACCCGGGAGGAGCCGGGCGTCCTGACCTACACCGTCGGCCGCCAAGCGGGCGGCCGCTTCCTGGTCACCGAGCGCTATCTCGACCGGGAGGCCTGCGAGACCCACTTCGCGTCCTTCTACGTGACCGACCTGCTGGCCCGTTTCACCGAACTCCTGGCCGCCGAGCCCCAGGTCGACCTCAGCGAGGTGGTCACCGGCTTCGTCAGCTGA
- a CDS encoding glycoside hydrolase family 16 protein: MRISITPARLAAVAGTAALVAVPLAGQAQAAVGVSPDRLTPTALTAGRAGTASLTVHSTSCFTAKTLGVGVRDAAGQNLDFPGSASNVRICPGGVSITTGARALPAGSYTEFGFWQDLSGGWHNLPARTLTVSGATVAPTPTPTPTPTPAPAPTPTPSPTPTPSTGSPVPGKQLTWSDEFNGPIGWGSRWVGDKTSAYRYGNHNPDDNKLDWLAPNNVSVAGGVATFTATPSSHTLENGRQAWDTGFLTTEGSTEGFQVKTGDYAETRVKLSDGLGAWPALWTWKNGNGEIDSFEYHPDNPNLLELTNHVKSGQKYYTDASAIAKDQWVTVGTYYGANSVDWYVNGVKVFSDQTGVGADWSAYLNLNLSVGAGEYHPGPSGSAPLTMAADYVRVYR; this comes from the coding sequence ATGCGCATATCCATCACCCCTGCCCGCTTGGCCGCCGTGGCCGGCACCGCCGCCCTCGTGGCCGTCCCGCTGGCCGGCCAGGCCCAGGCCGCCGTCGGCGTCTCCCCGGACCGGCTGACCCCGACCGCGCTGACGGCGGGCCGGGCCGGCACCGCCTCGCTGACGGTGCACTCCACCTCCTGCTTCACCGCCAAGACCCTCGGCGTCGGCGTCCGCGACGCCGCCGGCCAGAACCTGGACTTCCCCGGCTCCGCCTCGAACGTGCGGATCTGCCCCGGCGGAGTCTCGATCACCACCGGCGCCCGCGCCCTCCCGGCCGGCAGCTACACCGAGTTCGGCTTCTGGCAGGACCTGTCCGGCGGCTGGCACAACCTGCCCGCCCGCACCCTCACCGTGTCGGGCGCCACCGTGGCCCCGACCCCCACGCCCACCCCGACGCCCACCCCGGCTCCCGCGCCCACGCCCACCCCCAGCCCGACCCCCACGCCGTCCACCGGCTCGCCCGTCCCGGGCAAGCAGCTGACCTGGTCGGACGAGTTCAACGGCCCGATCGGCTGGGGCTCGCGCTGGGTCGGCGACAAGACCAGCGCCTACCGCTACGGCAACCACAACCCGGACGACAACAAGCTCGACTGGCTGGCGCCGAACAACGTGAGCGTGGCCGGCGGCGTGGCCACCTTCACCGCCACCCCCTCCAGCCACACCCTGGAGAACGGCAGGCAGGCCTGGGACACCGGCTTCCTCACCACCGAGGGCTCGACCGAGGGCTTCCAGGTGAAGACCGGCGACTACGCCGAGACCCGGGTCAAGCTCTCCGACGGCCTCGGCGCCTGGCCCGCGCTCTGGACCTGGAAGAACGGCAACGGGGAGATCGACTCCTTCGAGTACCACCCCGACAACCCGAACCTGCTGGAGCTCACCAACCACGTGAAGTCCGGCCAGAAGTACTACACCGACGCCAGCGCCATCGCCAAGGACCAGTGGGTCACCGTCGGCACCTACTACGGCGCCAACTCGGTGGACTGGTACGTCAACGGGGTCAAGGTCTTCTCGGACCAGACCGGGGTGGGCGCCGACTGGTCGGCCTACCTCAACCTCAACCTCTCCGTCGGGGCCGGGGAGTACCACCCCGGCCCGTCCGGCTCGGCGCCGCTGACCATGGCCGCCGACTACGTGCGGGTCTACCGCTGA
- a CDS encoding helix-turn-helix domain-containing protein, producing MRIEHASPAPALRAFVERYWWAEGEGGGLPAVLPGTGAELWVHWGGGVELAEALPAAHLVCLRRARWELSAPGAVGLVAVRFRAGALRHFLPVGVVEVTDRVVSAAELWGPDGRRLVEEVGLAGGAGARVAVLDRFLTGLLARRPPVDPWVDAAVQLVYRRPGGLRVDRLAERLGVGPRRLQRAFPAAVGVGPKEFQRLARFQRLTRALLLADQRTYLPEALAAGYYDQNHFIREFRSFTGRRPTAVLGQGLSHFYYPQLPAPGQAGP from the coding sequence ATGCGGATCGAGCACGCCTCACCGGCGCCGGCGCTGCGGGCGTTCGTCGAGCGGTACTGGTGGGCTGAGGGCGAGGGTGGCGGGTTGCCGGCGGTGCTGCCCGGGACGGGGGCGGAGCTGTGGGTGCACTGGGGTGGTGGGGTGGAGCTGGCCGAGGCCCTGCCTGCTGCGCATCTGGTCTGTCTGCGGCGCGCGCGGTGGGAGCTGAGCGCGCCGGGGGCCGTCGGGTTGGTGGCGGTGCGGTTCAGGGCCGGGGCGCTGCGGCACTTCCTGCCCGTGGGCGTGGTGGAGGTGACCGACCGGGTGGTGAGTGCGGCGGAGTTGTGGGGGCCGGACGGGCGGCGGCTGGTCGAGGAGGTGGGGCTGGCGGGCGGTGCGGGGGCGCGGGTGGCCGTGCTCGACCGGTTCCTCACCGGGCTGCTCGCCCGACGGCCGCCCGTGGACCCGTGGGTGGACGCGGCGGTACAGCTGGTGTACCGCCGTCCCGGTGGGCTGCGGGTGGATCGGTTGGCGGAGCGGCTCGGCGTCGGGCCCCGGCGGCTGCAACGGGCCTTCCCCGCGGCGGTGGGGGTGGGCCCGAAGGAGTTCCAGCGGCTGGCCAGGTTCCAGCGGCTCACCCGTGCCCTGCTGCTGGCCGACCAACGCACGTACCTCCCCGAGGCGTTGGCGGCGGGCTACTACGACCAGAACCACTTCATCCGGGAGTTCCGCAGCTTCACCGGCCGGCGCCCGACCGCCGTACTGGGGCAGGGCCTGTCGCATTTCTACTATCCGCAGCTGCCCGCCCCTGGCCAGGCTGGGCCCTGA
- a CDS encoding cold-shock protein yields MANGTVKWFNSEKGFGFIEQEGGGPDVFAHYSNINANGFRELLEGQKVEFDVTQGQKGPQAENIRPL; encoded by the coding sequence ATGGCTAATGGCACCGTGAAGTGGTTCAACTCGGAAAAGGGCTTCGGCTTCATCGAGCAGGAGGGTGGCGGCCCGGACGTCTTCGCCCACTACTCGAACATCAACGCCAACGGCTTCCGTGAGCTGCTCGAGGGCCAGAAGGTCGAGTTCGACGTCACGCAGGGCCAGAAGGGCCCGCAGGCGGAGAACATTCGCCCGCTGTAG
- a CDS encoding GNAT family N-acetyltransferase: MLELKPWSAGDLWVLEAKNLPEMTEHLGGPETREQVLARQERYVAMTDETVGRMFTVHQGAETVGSVGYWHRHWQGEDVYELGWGVLPAHQGRGLATLAVTALVDHLRSRGLHRPLHAYPGVDHPASNAVAGKAGFTLLGVVEFEYPKGSFKQSNDWCLRLP, translated from the coding sequence ATGCTGGAACTGAAGCCCTGGTCGGCGGGGGACCTGTGGGTCCTGGAGGCCAAGAACCTGCCCGAGATGACCGAGCACCTCGGTGGCCCGGAGACCCGGGAGCAGGTGCTGGCCCGCCAGGAGCGGTACGTCGCGATGACGGACGAGACCGTGGGGCGGATGTTCACCGTCCACCAGGGCGCGGAGACCGTCGGCTCGGTCGGCTACTGGCACCGCCACTGGCAGGGCGAGGACGTCTACGAGCTCGGCTGGGGCGTCCTGCCCGCCCACCAGGGCCGCGGCCTGGCCACCCTCGCCGTCACCGCCCTCGTCGACCACCTCCGCAGCCGTGGCCTGCACCGCCCGCTGCACGCCTACCCCGGCGTCGACCACCCCGCCTCCAACGCCGTGGCCGGCAAGGCCGGCTTCACCCTGCTCGGCGTGGTCGAGTTCGAGTACCCCAAGGGCTCGTTCAAGCAGTCCAACGACTGGTGCCTCCGGCTCCCGTGA